The sequence TGCGCCTCGAACACCGTGCGGGGCGTTGCCCCGAGCCCCATGGCGGGGTTTTGCTGGGTTTCGTCTCGAACACCGTGCGGGGCGTTGCCCCGGACCCCATGCGGGGCGTTGCCCCGGACCCCATGCGGGGCGTTGCCCCGGACCCCACCAGAGAGGAAGGGCGCAGCCCTTCCTCCTGGACCTCCATCCCAGTCTTTCAAACGTTTTTTTATTACGCTTTTTTCGCCCAGGTACGCACATCGACAAAATGCCCGGCGATGGCACTGGCCGCCGCCATGGCCGGACTGACCAGATGCGTCCGCCCATCCTTCCCCTGCCGGCCCTCAAAGTTTCGATTGGAGGTGGCAGCACACCGCTCACCCGGGGCCAGGACATCGTCGTTCATGGCCAGACACATGGAACACCCCGGCGCCCGCCACGAAAAACCCGCCTCGGTAAAGATACGATCCAGCCCTTCCGCCTCGGCCTGCTGCTTGACCAACCCCGAACCGGGAACGACCATGGCCAAACGGACACTCGCCGCCACCTTGCCCCCCCGCACCACAGCAGCCGCCTCACGCAAATCTTCGATGCGACCGTTGGTGCAGGAGCCGATGAACACCTTGTCCACGGCGATCTCGGTCATCGGCGTTCCTGGTCGCAACCCCATATAAGCCAGCGCCCGCTCCATACCCCCGCGCCGGGTCGGATCCTTCTCCTGGGCTGGATCGGGAACCCGCCCATGGATCGGCACCACCATCTCGGGGGATGTGCCCCAACTCACCTGAGGTGGGATATCCGCTGCGGCAAAGGTCATCTCACGATCAAACCGGGCGCCCGGATCCGAGTGCAGTTGCCGCCAGAATGCCACGGCCTGTTCCCACTGCGCCCCCCTGGGGGCAAACGGCCTGCCATGCACATAGGCGATGGTTTTATCGTCTACCGCCACCATGCCGGCCCGCGCCCCGGCCTCGATGGCCATGTTGCAGACAGTCATGCGCCCTTCCATGGAGAGATCCCGCAC is a genomic window of Magnetococcales bacterium containing:
- the leuC gene encoding 3-isopropylmalate dehydratase large subunit, whose product is MTPQTLFDKIWQAHVIRTGEDGTALLYIDRHLVHEVTSPQAFSGLRMHGRRMRHPEATFAVPDHNVPTHNLERGIVDPVSRIQVETLEKNCREFGVTLFGMGDLRQGVVHVMAPEQGLTLPGFTVVCGDSHTATHGAFGALAFGIGTSEVEHVLATQTLLQKKPQTMRIAVEGALPEGCTGKDLVLYLISQIGTAGGTGYVIEFAGSAVRDLSMEGRMTVCNMAIEAGARAGMVAVDDKTIAYVHGRPFAPRGAQWEQAVAFWRQLHSDPGARFDREMTFAAADIPPQVSWGTSPEMVVPIHGRVPDPAQEKDPTRRGGMERALAYMGLRPGTPMTEIAVDKVFIGSCTNGRIEDLREAAAVVRGGKVAASVRLAMVVPGSGLVKQQAEAEGLDRIFTEAGFSWRAPGCSMCLAMNDDVLAPGERCAATSNRNFEGRQGKDGRTHLVSPAMAAASAIAGHFVDVRTWAKKA